A single region of the Raphanus sativus cultivar WK10039 chromosome 1, ASM80110v3, whole genome shotgun sequence genome encodes:
- the LOC130495088 gene encoding uncharacterized protein LOC130495088, with product MASSSQNNLDNAFDDAFDDAFDAAFDKRFDQVMENLTIRNDQEARRNARKKRAYIERHREEGHILLWNDYFSETPTFPENMFRRRFRMNRPLFMRIVDRLSTEVEYFREKRDALGRISLSPLQKCTAAIRVLAYGSAADTVDEYLRLAESTTRLCVEKFAEGIISLFDDQYLRRPTPADLQRLLDAGEYRGFPGMIGSIDCMHWRWKNCPFAWKGQYSRGSAKPTIVLEAVASFDLWIWHAFFGAPGTLNDINVLERSPVFYDIIHGQTPNVTFSVNGSEYHMPYYLTDGIYPKWATFIQSIPLPQGPKAVLFAQRQEGTRKDIERAFGVLQARFAIVKNPVLFWDKDKIWNIMMACIILHNMIVEDERSGYTLEKCRVHARRRQHNFTCRSHVLYRCP from the coding sequence atggcttcttcttctcaaaataatttagataatgCATTTGATGATGCATTTGATGATGCATTTGATGCTGCATTTGATAAACGTTTTGATCAAGTCATGGAGAATCTAACCATTCGTAATGATCAAGAAGCAAGAAGAAATGCAAGAAAAAAACGAGCTTACATCGAAAGACATCGTGAAGAAGGGCATATTCTTTTATGGAATGATTATTTCAGTGAAACTCCAACGTTTCCCGAAAATATGTTCCGCCGACGTTTTAGAATGAACAGGCCATTGTTCATGCGCATTGTTGATCGACTCTCCACCGAGGTTGAATATTTTCGGGAAAAGCGCGATGCCCTCGGAAGGATTAGTCTCTCTCCCCTTCAAAAATGTACTGCAGCCATTCGTGTCTTGGCATATGGTTCTGCGGCTGATACGGTCGACGAATACCTCCGGCTCGCTGAATCAACAACTCGGTTATGTGTGGAAAAATTTGCGGAAGGAATTATATCTTTGTTCGACGATCAATACCTAAGAAGACCAACACCGGCTGATCTTCAACGTCTACTCGATGCTGGAGAGTATCGTGGATTTCCCGGGATGATAGgaagcatcgactgtatgcattggcGGTGGAAGAATTGTCCCTTTGCTTGGAAAGGGCAATACTCTCGTGGTTCGGCTAAACCAACAATCGTTTTAGAGGCGGTTGCTTCATTTGATCTCTGGATATGGCATGCGTTTTTTGGAGCTCCAGGTACTTTAAATGATATCAATGTTCTTGAACGTTCGCCTGTTTTTTATGACATAATACATGGTCAAACTCCGAATGTCACTTTCTCTGTCAATGGAAGCGAGTATCATATGCCTTACTATCTTACCGATGGTATTTATCCGAAATGGGCAACTTTTATCCAATCTATTCCTTTACCACAAGGACCGAAAGCAGTTTTATTTGCTCAACGTCAAGAAGGCACTCGGAAAGATATCGAGCGTGCTTTTGGAGTCTTGCAAGCTCGGTTTGCCATTGTTAAAAATCCAGTGCTGTTTTGGGATAAAGACAAAATTTGGAATATTATGATGGCATGTATCATACTCCATAATATGATAGTAGAAGATGAACGAAGTGGATACACTCTAGAAAAATGCAGAGTTCACGCAAGGCGAAGACAACATAACTTTACATGTCGATCACACGTTTTATACAGGTGCCCCTAA
- the LOC130497798 gene encoding glutathione S-transferase T3-like, whose product MNDKVNKFCGAYEAATRNRTSGMNEDDVLKMAHDIFLNNHQKKFTFEHAWKELRDDQKWCLLSVNESSSKRRKFDNGSHSESSHAATNETNASVDAEGTPRPPGVKAAKAQKWKKVGEEKEVAGFNNMWSIKKEDLAMKTEITKMRLRESLVNKQVPLDEYEEVLKKKLIKELM is encoded by the coding sequence ATGAATGATAAGGTTAACAAGTTTTGTGGGGCTTATGAAGCAGCAACAAGAAACAGAACCAGTGGTATGAACGAGGATGATGTGCTCAAAATGGCCCACGATATCTTCTTGAACAACCATCAAAAGAAGTTCACCTTTGAGCATGCGTGGAAGGAGCTTCGCGATGACCAGAAGTGGTGTCTACTCTCAGTAAATGAAAGCAGCTCGAAAAGGAGGAAATTCGACAATGGTTCACATTCAGAAAGCTCTCACGCAGCTACAAATGAAACAAATGCTTCTGTAGATGCTGAAGGAACACCTCGTCCTCCTGGTGTTAAGGCAGCAAAAGCACAGAAGTGGAAGAAGGTGGGTGAGGAAAAAGAGGTCGCTGGCTTCAACAATATGTGGAGCATCAAGAAGGAGGATTTGGCAATGAAGACAGAGATCACGAAGATGAGGCTACGTGAGAGTCTTGTTAATAAACAAGTACCACTTGATGAATACGAAGAAGTTCTCAAGAAAAAACTCATAAAAGAGTTGATGTAA